A window of Macrotis lagotis isolate mMagLag1 chromosome 1, bilby.v1.9.chrom.fasta, whole genome shotgun sequence genomic DNA:
CCCACTGCGTTACCCCATCCTCATGAGTCACCGAATCAGTGTCATTCTTGCTGCTGGCTGCTGGCTTGCAGGAATCTTCAACTCCACCATTCATACGACTTATGTACTGCTTCTCCCATTTTGTGGAACAAGGATCATTGATCACTTTTTCTGTGAAATTCCAGCTATGTTGAAACTCTCCTGTGTTGACACAACACGGTATGAAGCAGGAGTTAATGTGAGCCTTGTATTCTTCTTCCTAATTCCATTTTCTGTCATCCTTGCCTCTTATGGACAGATTCTCCATACTGTGCTGCATATCAAATCTATGGAAGCTCAGAAAAAAGCCATTTCTACTTGTTCCTCCCACCTGGttgtagtattcatgtactatggTCCATTTCCTTTTACATACATGACACCAGGATCGTATCGTACACCAGGTCAGGACAAGGTCTTAGCGATTTCATATACCATTCTTACTCCCATGCTCAACCCTATCATCTACAGTCTCAGAAATAAAGATGTCTTATGTGCTTTGAAGAATGTTTTAGGAAAGATGCTCATGCAAAGAAACTAATATCTTATTTATTATTAGATTCAATAACTTCTGGGGGCCTATTAGAAATTTATGGAAAATAACAGAAGTAGCACTCAAGTATTATTATGATGCTTCTGAATGCCAATaaatatacaatgaaaaaaactcttcaaaattctaatttttttttaccttcatgGAAATTCTATTAGTGATATTTTTAgattacttttgaatttttttcatgagTTATGTTTAATTTATTCCAAGAGTGATGATATTGATTGATGATCCAGTGCCTCCATTAGACAACAATCTCATATGCACATGGTATTAACCtaatattaaagtaataattatagATTGTTTAAAAATTGTGATTCACAGTATATCAAAGGATCCTTGTTGTATCAAACGCACTGAAATTTCTATTGTCTTTGGTTTCATACATTAACATTGACATTGAATTCCTCACTGTCTGACTATATAGAATCCAATTTCTTCATGCTATTCACAGAAAACAGTtcagaaaaacacacacacatatatttgcaaCCATTTCTCTTCTGTGCTGACAAAAGATAAATGTCACTAGAAATGATGTGGTGGAAGATGATCTGGATGTTTCCCTTTGAACTACTGAATTCAACTATCTAAGATATATAGGGAATTAAAATTTTCCTGCTTACCATAAAAGAAACTTTGagccaatttcattttattaaagggTCCATGATCCATCCTAATGAaggaattactttattttttataatctgAGGTACCCCATTCTACTGGGACCATATTTTAATAGAATCTGcccaaatatttggaaatctatgGTGAAATATAGGATATCATGGGATTAGAGATCTTGCTCTTGAGGGTCAAAAATCATATATTAGTAGGAGGATCATATATTGGGTCAATTGTAGGGCTTTACCACTGACTAAGTGTTCCTGGAATAGTCAGATAATAGATAGGCACCTTCTTAGTTTAGGGAGGAGGAGGTGGCACGAGTTATACATCCTGACTAGGTGGACATAAGATGGACACTTGTTTCgtcaagaggtacaaaaatgaATTGAAACGTTTCATGCATTTGAATCATCTCCACTACAAGGAACTtgaccaaaaaaagaaggaaaaatcatatTGAACTTGGTTCCTATCATCACATTTGTTTTATTCTCATCTGCATATATCACATTAGAGAGAGTGACACTAATTAGACTTTGAATAGGGCTGTTTACACATTAATTTCCACTTTCTTTGATTTGGGATTATTCATTAATATATGAGTTGATATGTATTGTCTGGTAGTCACCAAGGTGTGATTGTGAGTTGTTTGGAGTTTCTGTGGGCATAAGTATTTGTGTCCTTAAGAAAAGATAATCAATGGAGCTCTACAGGACAAGAATATAACTCAGACTTGAAAGCAACATTCCAGTGTTAATTTTGTGAAGTAGGATTGGGGCCTAAGGTTTGTTCTCCTAGAGCTGCTTCTAGCTCAGTGTAGGTAATGGTGTCATGAGATACAGCAGAGGGTAAAGGTTGAAACTGCTGTTGTCCTTGAGTTGAATTAGGATGGATTTGACCATCCGAGATGTTGAAAAATTCACTGTATTTCAATTAAAGGATGAAAGCATCTGGAACAAAGGAGGAACTAAGAAAATGCCCAAAAATCCATGCTTACAAGTTTAATATGG
This region includes:
- the LOC141492687 gene encoding olfactory receptor 2AJ1-like, with protein sequence MWNEKNHTFDRDFILLGLLDPNQYGLLFLILILIIFMLAIMGNTVLILVIYLDVRLHTPMYFLLSHLSLTDILHISNIVPMMSCNYITGRNSITFAGCGFQIFLSLIFLGAECLLLASMSYDRYVAICHPLRYPILMSHRISVILAAGCWLAGIFNSTIHTTYVLLLPFCGTRIIDHFFCEIPAMLKLSCVDTTRYEAGVNVSLVFFFLIPFSVILASYGQILHTVLHIKSMEAQKKAISTCSSHLVVVFMYYGPFPFTYMTPGSYRTPGQDKVLAISYTILTPMLNPIIYSLRNKDVLCALKNVLGKMLMQRN